From Ptychodera flava strain L36383 chromosome 3 unlocalized genomic scaffold, AS_Pfla_20210202 Scaffold_26__1_contigs__length_13983176_pilon, whole genome shotgun sequence, one genomic window encodes:
- the LOC139125799 gene encoding uncharacterized protein, which produces MSLEVPIDDTIDPEIRFLLEEHQNNIAETFSPPGSRSNSQNFDDLVDASTNTAEVHDDSGDDEGTETPDVAALARLYPSSDEVRDDQGPRDDLSKASVQATMQAGCGCTNHCFNGVDVDRVWESRINMAEFPKEQFDVLILSKLEQSEVMGDPKGGGKRERQHFQYRFSGQIVCEKAWRYIHNIGKKRFGNLKSHYKLHGVVPRDHGLKGKRPANAFSFEVVQDVVQFLVRYGEENGLPMPAAPRGRDGRAPVYLPSSDRFADVYNKYVDACNDCEPIKQHVGETTFRNIWLSCVPHIQKMEPCTDVCAKCEQFRNNLKYAVTEDDKLINSLAFSEHILKAQNERKFLNECIRKAQDELCDRDFSLPATACSQDLYSVHYTFDFAQSFVLPHQSRQVSQLYFLNPLRVNCFGICNDGLKLQMNYLFDESQTIGIDNKSCHGANNVVSMLDNYFNHHGLGEKSCHCHADNCGGQNKNKTVVHYFCFRTSTGLHDEINYHFLEPGHTKCICDACFGKIRQSYRRSDVDTVSQLGELVNKSAKINNSKLYMCHGSSEPNFQWYKWDKFLSTYLKPVKGIRGYHHFRFTKDNPGCVFVRRVLTDSEERIDLVKQGVSWPPSPICKPDLLPAGGLSLARWRELTKSIAPYVREPYRHEFCPEE; this is translated from the exons ATGTCTCTAGAAGTACCTATTGATGATACAATCGATCCTGAAATACGATTTCTGCTCGAAGAACATCAAAATAACATCGCAGAAACCTTCAGTCCACCGGGATCTCGCTCCAACTCCCAGAATTTTGATGACCTTGTCGATGCATCAACCAATACCGCTGAGGTGCACGACGATTCTGGCGACGATGAGGGCACGGAAACACCCGATGTTGCCGCATTAGCCCGTTTATATCCCTCATCCGATGAAGTTCGGGATGACCAAGGACCCAGGGATGATCTGAGTAAGGCATCTGTACAAGCAACGATGCAGGCGGGTTGCGGTTGTACAAATCACTGCTTCAACGGTGTAGATGTTGACCGTGTGTGGGAGTCCCGAATCAACATGGCCGAGTTCCCGAAAGAGCAGTTTGATGTGTTGATCTTGTCAAAGTTGGAGCAGAGCGAAGTTATGGGTGATCCAAAAGGAGGAGGGAAAAGAGAACGACAACATTTCCAGTACAGATTTTCTGGTCAGATTGTGTGTGAAAAAGCTTGGCGGTACATTCATAATATTG GAAAGAAGAGATTTGGTAATTTAAAGTCACATTACAAGTTGCATGGTGTAGTTCCGAGAGATCATGGCTTAAAGGGCAAGAGACCAGCAAATGCATTTTCTTTTGAA GTAGTTCAAGATGTAGTGCAGTTTTTGGTACGATATGGTGAAGAGAACGGGTTACCTATGCCAGCTGCACCCCGTGGTCGAGATGGGAGGGCCCCTGTTTACTTACCTTCGAGTGACAGATTTGCAGATGTCTACAATAAATATGTCGATGCATGCAATGACTGTGAGCCAATCAAACAGCATGTTGGTGAGACAACTTTTCGGAACATTTGGCTGTCATGTGTCCCCCATATACAGAAGATGGAACCGTGTACAGATGTTTGTGCTAAGTGTGAACAGTTCCGAAATAATTTAAAGTATGCAGTAACTGAGGACGACAAATTGATCAATAGTTTAGCCTTTTCTGAACACATTTTAAAAGCCCAGAATGAAAGGAAATTTTTGAATGAGTGTATCAGGAAAGCACAGGATGAGTTATGTGATAGAGATTTTAGTTTACCTGCTACTGCATGTTCACAAGATTTATACTCAGTTCATTACACTTTTGACTTTGCTCAGAGTTTTGTTTTACCTCACCAGTCTCGTCAGGTCAGTCAGCTGTATTTTTTGAATCCCTTGCGTGTCAACTGCTTTGGCATATGCAATGATGGGCTTAAATTACAAATGAATTATCTTTTTGATGAGTCACAGACTATAGGTATTGACAACAAGAGTTGTCATGGTGCTAACAATGTTGTTAGTATGCTCGACAATTATTTTAATCATCATGGTTTAGGTGAGAAATCCTGTCACTGTCATGCAGATAATTGTGGAGgtcaaaataagaataaaactgtagttcattatttttgttttcgcACTAGTACAGGATTACACGATGAAATCAATTACCATTTCTTAGAGCCAGGCCACACTAAATGTATATGCGATGCTTGTTTTGGAAAGATTCGTCAAAGTTATCGTAGAAGTGATGTTGATACTGTAAGCCAGTTAGGTGAACTAGTAAATAAAAGTGCAAAAATCAATAATTCAAAACTGTACATGTGCCATGGGTCTTCTGAACCAAATTTTCAGTGGTACAAATGGGACAAGTTTCTTTCCACATATTTGAAACCTGTTAAGGGAATTCGAGGCTACCATCACTTCAGATTTACCAAGGATAACCCTGGTTGTGTGTTTGTACGGAGAGTATTAACAGACAGCGAGGAAAGAATTGATCTTGTAAAGCAAGGTGTTTCATGGCCTCCATCTCCCATCTGTAAGCCAGACTTGTTGCCTGCTGGTGGTCTTAGTCTGGCAAGATGGAGGGAGCTGACTAAATCAATAGCTCCATATGTAAGAGAGCCCTACAGACATGAATTTTGCCCTGAGGAGTAA